One genomic window of Blastocatellia bacterium includes the following:
- a CDS encoding AAA family ATPase — protein MVLGKFMPPHLGHIYLVDFARSYVDDLVVVVGSLSSEPISGNLRYQWMCELFPTVQVVHLTDENPQYPEENPNFWQIWQDSLLKILPCKIDYVFASENYGWKLADILEAEFIPVNLARSITSISATEIRKDPIKNWQFLPVCVRPFYVKKVCIFGPESTGKSTLASQLATKFNTVAVPEYARELLESQKGKIEFTDIDKIARGQLASEKALSHQANRLLFCDTDLLLTTIWSETLFNKCPEWIKEEVSQNHYDLYLLTDIDVPWIDDIVRYLPKERELFFQKCLRALESCNYPYVRLSGSWQERFETACQAVEKLLSSSSV, from the coding sequence ATGGTATTAGGGAAATTTATGCCACCGCATCTTGGTCATATCTATTTAGTTGATTTTGCACGTAGCTATGTTGATGATTTGGTTGTAGTTGTCGGCTCTCTTTCATCCGAACCTATTTCCGGTAACTTGCGCTATCAATGGATGTGTGAGCTATTTCCTACTGTGCAAGTTGTTCATTTAACTGATGAAAATCCTCAATATCCAGAAGAAAACCCTAATTTTTGGCAAATTTGGCAAGATAGCTTACTTAAGATTTTACCTTGTAAAATAGATTATGTTTTTGCATCTGAAAATTATGGTTGGAAGCTAGCCGACATTTTAGAAGCTGAGTTTATTCCTGTAAATTTAGCTCGTAGTATAACTTCAATTAGTGCAACAGAAATTCGTAAAGACCCAATTAAAAATTGGCAATTTTTACCCGTTTGTGTCCGGCCTTTTTATGTTAAAAAAGTTTGTATCTTTGGCCCGGAGTCTACTGGTAAAAGCACTTTAGCCAGTCAATTAGCCACAAAATTTAACACTGTTGCCGTCCCAGAATATGCTAGAGAGCTTTTAGAAAGCCAAAAAGGAAAAATTGAGTTTACCGACATAGATAAAATTGCTCGCGGACAATTAGCATCGGAAAAAGCCCTGTCTCATCAAGCTAACCGCTTATTATTTTGTGATACAGATTTGTTACTTACAACAATTTGGAGCGAAACGCTTTTTAATAAATGCCCTGAATGGATTAAAGAAGAAGTTAGTCAAAATCACTATGATCTTTATTTACTTACAGATATAGACGTGCCTTGGATTGATGACATTGTGCGTTATTTGCCTAAAGAGCGAGAATTATTTTTTCAAAAATGCTTAAGAGCTTTAGAATCTTGTAATTATCCTTATGTTAGGTTAAGTGGCTCTTGGCAAGAAAGGTTTGAAACCGCTTGTCAAGCAGTAGAAAAACTTTTAT
- a CDS encoding amino acid adenylation domain-containing protein, which translates to MVFLDFLSCFAKIVSLYPNNDAVVEHGKNKTTYLELYNKAAKIGNYLKSIDLKKDSIVGICLDKSAAYITTMLGVWFANAAFLPLDPNLPKNRLTFIVQEAEPKIIITCKTYLHLFDELGVKAIDYQEILATNQISDVVLSNINKNDLAYVIYTSGSTGNPKGVMVEHNGIVNFLEAQIPFFQLTSKSRVLFYLSTSFDAAISDIGTSLLSGAAIYIESAGKLLIEQEFWKLLAGRQITHIDLPPSLLRVLDINNIPKSLETIIIGGEVCPPATVRQWTKKLRVVNVYGPTEATVCSSLICCNSTWEHPFIGESIANTKFYLLDENLSPVNEVGKKGELYISGIGLARGYLKRPELTEKKFIYHNSERLYKTGDLVVLHADNKIEFLGRIDRQVKLRGMLVELAEIESALIAHPAIEAASVVKRKLEFNKKFLPEMLVAFVVLKNKASTVNKEQLFNYLANLLPQWMLPQRFEILEALPKTISGKVDLQQLMSCQLSSSKIPKTNKLNKKEAILVKFWQQVLAVNSISPTDNLFELGANSLAVMQVATLAQAKGLKLSVSLLIRYQTIRELVKELNNTHNLLQLRGAISTAELCKDVDKTKILSLIKKYKEAKIYDEPGAILLTGATGFLGSRLLVELLQKSDKQIYCLVRETNIDLAKQNILNQLAKYNINVKIDNLVIILGDLIKNFFGLGKTTYQQLTNHIDVVYHCAALVNMVLPYSKLRSANVDGTLEILKFVCSGRKKVLHYASTLSVFVASDCNKGLLLENNTLEQANYIYGGYAQSKLVAEYLLHQANKELNTINFYRFGLLTGDSQTAYFPKTDFLAMFIKGISQLGCVPKFTKTLAIDITPIDYAAKAMLEISVQPDHQGKIFHIANPNSLSFDRLIQAIQSFGLQISFVFTK; encoded by the coding sequence ATGGTTTTCTTAGATTTTCTTAGCTGCTTTGCAAAAATTGTTTCTCTTTATCCAAATAATGATGCTGTTGTAGAACATGGTAAAAATAAAACTACTTATTTAGAACTTTATAACAAGGCTGCAAAAATTGGTAACTACTTAAAATCCATAGACTTAAAAAAAGATTCAATAGTTGGAATTTGCCTAGATAAATCTGCTGCTTACATTACAACAATGCTAGGAGTTTGGTTTGCTAATGCAGCATTTTTGCCGCTTGACCCTAATTTACCAAAAAATCGCCTAACTTTTATTGTCCAAGAAGCTGAACCGAAAATTATTATTACCTGTAAAACATATCTTCATTTGTTTGATGAGCTAGGTGTTAAAGCTATTGATTACCAAGAAATACTAGCAACTAATCAAATTAGTGATGTAGTTTTATCTAATATTAATAAAAATGATCTTGCTTATGTAATTTATACATCTGGCTCAACTGGCAATCCTAAAGGCGTTATGGTTGAACATAATGGAATAGTTAATTTCCTTGAAGCACAAATCCCTTTTTTTCAACTAACATCTAAAAGCAGGGTTTTATTTTATCTTTCAACTAGCTTTGATGCGGCTATTTCTGATATTGGTACAAGTTTATTATCAGGTGCAGCAATCTATATAGAGTCTGCTGGTAAACTATTGATTGAACAAGAGTTTTGGAAATTGTTGGCGGGACGACAAATTACACATATTGATTTACCTCCTTCACTGCTAAGAGTTTTAGATATTAATAATATTCCAAAATCTTTAGAGACAATTATTATTGGTGGGGAAGTTTGTCCACCTGCTACAGTTAGACAATGGACAAAAAAACTTCGTGTAGTTAATGTTTATGGCCCAACAGAAGCAACAGTTTGTAGTAGTCTGATTTGCTGCAATTCAACTTGGGAGCATCCATTTATTGGAGAATCTATTGCTAACACAAAATTTTATTTGTTAGATGAAAATTTATCTCCCGTTAATGAAGTAGGAAAAAAGGGAGAGCTTTATATAAGTGGCATTGGGTTAGCACGTGGCTACTTAAAACGTCCTGAGCTTACAGAAAAAAAGTTTATTTACCACAACTCAGAACGACTTTATAAAACTGGGGATCTGGTAGTTTTACATGCAGACAATAAAATAGAATTTTTAGGACGTATTGACCGACAAGTAAAACTAAGAGGAATGTTGGTTGAGTTAGCAGAAATAGAGTCCGCTTTAATCGCTCATCCTGCTATAGAAGCAGCAAGCGTTGTTAAAAGAAAACTTGAATTTAATAAAAAATTTTTACCTGAAATGCTAGTTGCTTTTGTTGTGCTTAAAAATAAAGCTAGCACTGTTAATAAAGAGCAATTATTCAATTATTTAGCTAATTTGTTACCTCAATGGATGTTGCCACAAAGATTTGAAATACTAGAAGCTTTACCAAAAACTATTTCAGGAAAAGTTGACTTACAACAGCTAATGTCTTGTCAGCTTAGTAGTTCTAAAATCCCTAAAACAAATAAACTCAACAAAAAAGAAGCTATTTTGGTTAAATTTTGGCAACAAGTTCTAGCAGTAAATTCAATTAGTCCAACAGATAACCTTTTTGAACTAGGTGCAAATTCCTTAGCCGTTATGCAGGTAGCAACTCTAGCCCAAGCCAAAGGATTAAAGCTTTCTGTTAGTTTACTTATTCGCTACCAAACTATTAGAGAACTAGTTAAAGAGCTAAATAATACCCATAATTTGCTACAACTTAGAGGCGCGATAAGTACAGCAGAACTTTGCAAAGATGTTGATAAAACTAAAATACTTTCCTTAATAAAAAAATATAAAGAAGCTAAAATATATGATGAACCTGGCGCAATTTTACTTACTGGTGCGACAGGTTTTCTAGGCTCAAGACTACTCGTAGAACTGCTTCAAAAAAGCGACAAACAAATTTATTGTCTAGTTAGAGAAACTAATATTGATTTAGCTAAACAAAATATTCTCAATCAGTTAGCAAAATATAATATTAATGTAAAGATAGATAATCTAGTGATTATTCTAGGAGATTTAATTAAAAACTTTTTTGGATTAGGTAAAACAACTTATCAGCAACTCACTAATCACATTGATGTTGTTTATCACTGTGCAGCCCTTGTAAATATGGTTTTGCCTTATTCAAAGCTTCGCTCGGCTAATGTTGATGGAACACTAGAAATATTAAAATTTGTTTGTAGTGGTAGAAAAAAAGTCCTACATTATGCTTCTACGCTTTCAGTTTTTGTTGCTAGTGATTGCAATAAAGGATTACTACTAGAAAATAATACCCTAGAGCAAGCTAACTATATTTATGGTGGTTATGCTCAAAGCAAATTGGTAGCGGAATACCTGCTACATCAAGCAAATAAAGAGCTTAACACAATTAATTTTTATAGATTTGGTCTGCTAACAGGAGATAGCCAAACTGCTTATTTTCCTAAAACAGACTTTCTAGCTATGTTTATCAAAGGAATTAGTCAATTAGGTTGTGTTCCAAAGTTTACAAAAACCCTAGCAATAGACATTACTCCTATTGATTACGCAGCTAAAGCAATGCTAGAAATATCCGTGCAACCTGATCACCAAGGCAAAATATTTCATATTGCTAATCCAAATAGTTTATCTTTTGATCGTTTAATCCAAGCAATCCAATCATTTGGCCTACAAATTAGTTTTGTTTTTACAAAATGA